The stretch of DNA CCAGTGCTCGCCCCCATCGGTCGATTTGAAGATGCCGCTGCCCGGACCTCCTGAACGGAACGTCCAAGCTTGACGGCGGAAGTCCCACGTAGTGGCGTAGATCGTGTTCGAATCCTGCGGACTCGCCGACATCTGTCCGCAACCGGTCGAGCGATTCGCTCCGGCGAGCACCTTGCGCCAGTTCTGCCCGCCATCCGTCGTTTTGTAAACTCCGCCGGCATCGTTGTCCGCGAATGCCGATCCAGTGGCGCAGACCAAAACGGAATTTCCGTCTTTGGGATTCACGAGAATCTTGACAATGTGCTCAGTGTCCTTGAGTCCAACGTTGTTCCAGTTCTCGCCGCCGTCGGTCGATTTGTAAATCCCGTCGCCGATGGAGACGCTGTTTCGCATCCAGCTCTCACCGCTACCCGCCCATACGATTTTTGTATTCGTGGAATCGACCGCAAGGGCGCCAATCGATTGCACATCCGGCTGGTCAAAGACCGAACGGAAGCTGCTGCCGCCATTCACCGACTTCCACACGCCGCCACTCGCGGCGCCTATGAACACCGTAAGACGGCCGTGATCGCTATAGGCGGTGACTGCAGCGACGCGTCCGCTCATCGTCGCGGAGCCGATGTTGCGCGCCGGCAGTCCCGAAATGGTACCGGCATCGAAGCGCACGGGACGGGGCTGCGGCTGCTGCGCGAAAACACTGATTGGAACTACAAGAGCAAGAAGGAATAATTGAGAACACAAAAGAAAATGCTTTCTGCGGCTAAACATCATTGTCTGGCATTCCTCTCGGTAGATAGGGCGATTCTTTTGACTTGTTGACGAAACAGGCGACACGCATATGACCAACTCGTTCCTTCTATACGCACTGTCATCCGTCGCGTCGCTGCGAAGCAGTATCGAATCGGGAACAACTGCCTTTGCGACGCGGGGGATCTGCTGTTCGTGCGAGTGAATTCAACAGCAGGTCCCCCGCGCAGCAAAAACAACTCTCCAGCATCCTCACTTTTATGGCGGCTGCGCGAGGGATGACAGTTCCTGGAGATGTTGCGGTTGCATTTCGCCGTAACGTTCATCTAGCGACTTTCGTTAGCTATTTGAGTCCCGGTTTCGACCCTGCAGGCTTCGCCGGCGCGGCGGGCGCGCTCGGCATCTTGAACTGGGTATCGGGGATATCGACGTTGGCTTCCATTTTCTCGATGGTGACTGTCCCTTTCTGGTTCGGACGGTTCTTGGGGCCGCTTGAGATCGAAAACGGGAAGTAGACTCCGTTCACCTGTTTGTACGACCCAAGATCGGTCTGCGTCTCGCGGACGGCGCCGCGGATGAACTGCTGGCGATCGGTGCGAATCTCGATGTAGGTATCGGGATCGAGATACATGTAAACGATGTCGCCGTTTTTTAATGTGACCTTCAGCCGATAGACGTCGTCGCCATCCACGGTATCGTGACCGAGATACTCAACCGTGTTTCCTTTTTCCTTGTAGTCGACCAACGGTCCGTAGAAATCGGCATCTTCGCTGATATCGCGCAGATCGTCTTCACCCAACATCTCAGGGTCGCGTCGGCCCTCGAACGGCGAGATCTGCCAGCCGACGTTGCCGTCGTAGGCCTGAATTTGCGTCATGCCCTGAATGGTGAACATCTCGCGCAGATCGTCTGGAGCCTTAGCTTCTTCCGCAACCTGAGCAGTGAAGCTGCCTTGCTGATATTTGCCGGAAAACTTCAGCGACTTGATGGCCTTGATCTTCTCCAGACCGCCCTTGGCCTGAAGGTTCTTGGCCACAAGCTCATCGGCAGTTTGGGCCGACAGAACGGTCGTGCCGCAGGCGATCGCCAGCACCAGACCCAGTCCTTTACGCATCAGAATTGCTCCTTCATTAGTACGGCGAGTGTGCCGCCTTCGACTCGATTCAGTTGTGAAAATTGAAAACGGGAAAGTGTACATCAAGGGAGCAAGTTGCTCGTCGCAAATGCGATGGGACTCGTCCCATGCTGTGAAGCTTACCGGGGCGGAATTGAAGGCGGGTTTACAACCTCGCCGTTTTCACCGAAAACGAGGCAAGCCAATTGTCGTTTTGTCTGCACGAGTTTCGCAGGAGTGTTGGCAGCTAAGAATTTTCGAGCAACCTGAAAGAAGTGCTCTTTATCGCTGACTGAAGTGGGCCTTCCGCCGTTGCGTTTGAAACGTTCTCTCTTCCTCATGCTGAAAAGACTTAGAAAATTGTACACATTCCGATCTTACCGATGACCGATCGCCCAATTTCCTCTCGGCGTATCATTAGATTTAACTCTGACCCAACCTTCCCCGGTCACAAGAGCCATCGGAGCAGTCAATGGCGGTGAAAACCGATTTTGAGTATCGCGTAACGGAAACGCGTGCGCAGCAGCTCGAGCTGCAGCCGAATCGTGGTGTGCCTCTCAATCTCGACTGGGTGGAAGACGTCCGCATAAATACCAGTGCCGTCGAGCGACGCGCCGAGTCGCTGACTAAGCGGCGCACGGTGAAGAAAGATTGGCAGGCGGCATGGCTGCTGCGCGCGATCTCGTGCATGGATCTCACTACGCTCTCCGGCGACGATACCGAGCAACGCGTCCTTCGACTTTGTGCTAAGGCGAAGCAACCCGTCCAGCACAGCATCATGAAGCAGCTCGGACTGGAAGATTTCCGGCTCAAAGTGGCCGCGGTATGCGTTTATCACAGCTTCGTTGAGACTGCGTTGCGCGCGCTTGAGGGTACGGGCATCAATGTAGCTGCTGTCTCGACCGGATTTCCTGCTGGACTTTCACCATTGGCGGAGCGCGTAGGGGAAATTCGCCGCTCGGTAGCTGCTGGAGCGCAGGAGATCGATGTGGTCATCACACGCGCACACGTCTTCGGCGGCCGATGGCAGGCACTCTTTGACGAGGTTGCAACATTCAAAGAAGCATGCGGCAAAGCGCACATGAAGGTGATCCTCGGGACGGGCGATCTGGTGACGCTGCGCAATGTCGCTCGTGCCAGCAAGGTTGCCATGATGGCAGGTGCAGATTTCATCAAGACCTCGACCGGAAAGGAAAGCGTGAATGCCACTTTGCCGGTAGGTCTGGTCATGGTTCGTGCCATACGCGAATACGTCGCGCACACCGGCATGGCGGTGGGATTCAAACCTGCAGGCGGCATCCGCACCGCAAAGCAGTCGCTCGATTGGCTCGCGCTTATGAAAGAAGAACTGGGAGATCGCTGGCTCGATGCAAGTCTGTTCCGCTTCGGCGCAAGCGGAATGCTCGCCGACATCGAGCGGCAGCTCGAATACTACGCAACCGGACGTTACTCGGCGGATTACAGGCATCCGATTGCGTGAGGAAAGACACTAGCATTCAGCAATCAGCATTCAGCACTCAGGGTTGCTGACGGCTGATTGCTGATGGCTGACTGCTAATTTCATGTCTAAGATCGCGGAAAAATTCGCCACCATGGAGTACGGCCCGGCGCTGGAGGATGCGAAAGAGGCGCTGAGCTGGCTCGATCGCCACAAGCGGCACTTTGGGCACTTCATCAAAGGAAGCTGGCAGGAGCCGGTCGAGGGAGAGTACTTCGATACCACCGATCCGTCGACAGGTGACAAGCTTGCGGCCGTCGCTCAAGGGAGCGCGAAAGATGTAGATGCGGCGGTGAAAGCGGCGCGCGCAGCTTTCCCATCGTGGAACTCCCTCACAACGCATGCGCGAGCTCGCTACCTCTATGCTCTCGCCCGGCAGATACAGAAGCATTCGCGGCGGCTCGCGGTTTTGGAGACGCTTGACAACGGCAAGCCGATCCGGGAAAGCCGCGATATTGATATTCCGCTGGTTGCGCGCCACTTCTATCATCACGCCGGGTGGGCGCAGATTCTCAACGAAGAATTTCCCGGCTACGAAGCTTGCGGCGTTGTAGGACAAGTGATTCCATGGAACTTCCCGCTGCTCATGCTGGCATGGAAGATCGCGCCGGCTCTTGCGACCGGCAACACCGTTGTCTTGAAGCCCGCGGAGTTCACGCCGCTCACGGCTCTGGCCTTCGCGGACATCTGTCACGAGATTGGGTTGCCGGCCGGCGTGGTGAACATCATCACCGGCGATGGCCGCACGGGAGAGGCGCTGGTTAAGCATCCCGATGTAGACAAGATTGCCTTCACCGGCTCAACTGAGGTTGGGCGCGCGATTCGCAAAGCCACCGCAGCCAGCCACAAGAAGCTTTCACTTGAACTCGGCGGCAAGTCTCCGTACATCATCTTCGATGATGCCGATCTCGACAGCGCAGTAGAGGGACTGGTCGATGGGATCTGGTTCAACCAGGGACAGGTCTGCTGCGCGGGCTCGCGTCTGCTGATGCAGGAGAGCGTTGCCGATGCATTGGTCAACAAGATTCGGGCGCGGATGGAGACTCTTCGCGTAGGTGCGCCTCTGGATAAAGCCATCGATATCGGGGCGATTGTCGCTCCCGTTCAGCTCGAACGCATTCGCCGTCTGGTCGATCAAGGCGTTGCCGAGGGAGCGACCTGCTGCCAGCCCGGAACGCAGCTTCCCATTAAGGGGCTGTATTATCCGCCGACGCTTCTCACGAATGTTCATCCCAGCTCAACGGTGGCGCAGGAAGAGATCTTCGGGCCCGTGCTTGCGGCCATGACCTTCCGCACATTGCGCGAGGCCGTCGAATTGGCAAACAACACAACGTACGGCCTGGCCGCGAGCGTTTGGAGCGAGAACATTAACGTCGCTCTCCAGGTCGCCTCGCACATCAAAGCCGGCGTGGTCTGGGTGAACAGCACGAACCTATTCGACGCGGCCTGCGGCTTCGGCGGCTATCGCGAGAGTGGCTATGGACGCGAAGGCGGACGCGAAGGGCTGCTCGAGTACCTCGAGCCATCTTGGTTCAAGAGAGCTCCGCTGCTGCTAAAGAGCACGAAAAATGTGGAGCAGCAAGCAGGAGACGAAGAACCCTCGCCCGGCATTCCAGGCATCGACAGAACGGTGAAGCTTTACATCGGCGGCAAACAGGCTCGTCCCGATTCGGGATACAGCTTTCCGGTGTATGGAGCTGACGGTGCACTGCTCGGCGAAGCACCACTGGGAAATCGTAAAGATATCCGCAATGCAGTTGAAGCTGCGCGCAAAGCCGAATCCTGGGAAAAGGCGACTGCACACAATCGCGCTCAGATCCTGTACTACATGGCCGAAAACCTGTCGCAACGCGCGACAGAAATTGCTGCGCGATTGGCGCGAGCTGTAGGCGAAAAGCAGGCCTCGGCCGAGGTTGAGCGCAGCATCGAGCGCATCTTCTCTTATGCGGCCTGGGCAGACAAGTTCGATGGGGCGGTGCACAATCCACCGTTCCGCAATGTTTCCATTGCGATGAATGAGCCGATTGGGACGGTAGCAATTGTCGCTCCAGCAGAAGAGCCTCTGCTCGGATTCCTTTCCCTCGTCTTGCCGACGATTGCAATGGGAAACACCGTCGTAGCGATTCCGTCCGAACGTTATCCGCTGATTACCGGCGACTTGTACCAGCTCTTCGATACCAGCGATCTCCCGGCAGGCGTGGTGAACATCGTCACGGGACGAGTCGCGGAACTCACGAAAGTTCTGGCCGAGCACGACGACGTCGATGGCGTCTGGTGCTTCTCTGACGAAAGCGCGGCTGCGCAGGTAAAGGCACTGTCAATCGGAAATCTGAAGCAGGTCTTCACCAATGAAGGTCGCGCTATCGACTGGTTCAAGAACGATCAAGCCGAGGGCCGCTGGTTCCTTCAGCATGCAGTACAAGTGAAGAACATCTGGGTGCCATACGGAGAGTAACGCAAGCGGCGAGGATCGCGGGCTCATTGTCGATGAAAGGTCCAGCTCCCAAGCACGATAAGGGTGAACACATTCAGCGTGTTCGCCGGATTTGTATGGCCCTGCCCGGAACAACCGAAAAGCTGTCGCATGGTGAGCCTACGTTCTTTGTAGCCAAGAAGGTCTATACCATGTTTGCCGACAACCATCACGACGATGGCCACATTGCCGTCTGGCTGCCCGCCGCGCCGGGAGCCCAGCCAGCCTTAATTCGCCAGAATCCCAAGGCTTACTTCAAGCCTCCTTATGTAGGCGTGCGCGGCTGGATCGGTGTCAATCTCGATCACCTTGATGAGGATGAATTGGGCGCCCACATCCACGAAGCGTGGCAGATGGTCGCCTCAAAAAATGCGAAGAGACGCGGGGTGTAGCGGTGCTTGCTTTGCCGTTCGCACCATTGAGTTTCTTTGCCTGCTGCGAAAATTCCCTGTTCGGTGCTCCAAAATCCCTGGGGCTCGGGAATGTAGTCGCGCCTTTCGTCTAAGTCATATCCGATCAGCGGCAATACCGGCGTTTGTGAAGAATCCCTGCTCATTCGCTGTTAGTTCCCTGCCCTGCAGAAAAATTCGTCAAATTTCGGCAGAAACACGCAATTTCGCGAAATCCTGAAGAAAGTTCCCTCTATACTTCGCTGTTAACGATTGGAATGGGAACTTCGGGGGCGGAACAAAGCGAAGATCGCCGCGACAATCAGGCCGTCTTGGTAACAACTCGCGCCTGGGCGGCTGGAGAGATGTACTTCCCCCCTACGGAGTTCATGCGAATGCGGAGTAGCTCGCCGAGCATTCGCGTACCGTCACGCATAGGGCTGATCTTGGAGCGATGATCGTGGGCCCACGAGACCGGGACTTCCGCCACACGCAGTCCATAGCGACGAGCCAGGAAAAGGATCTCGGGATCAAATCCCCAGCGTTCAATCTTCATATTTGGGAAGATCGTCGTAACAGCCTTCCGATTGAAGGCTTTAAACCCGCACTGGGTATCAACATACGAGAGTCCAAGAATCATGCGCAGCGCCCCATTGAAGGCTCGTCCGAGCATGCGACGATGCAGCGGCTGCTTTCGCGTCTGCAGCTCGCTTTGCAGATAGCGGGAGCCAATAGCAACATCCGCCTGGCCACTCTCGATTACAGCGAAAAGCTTGTTCGCTTCCTCGATCGGAGATGACAGGTCGGCGTCAGTAAAAAGCAGCACCTGCCCCGAAGCATTCAGCATTCCGTTGCGGACACTATATCCTTTGCCGCGATTGCCCGGATTCTCCAGCACACGGATGATGGGATTCCGACCCGAGTACTCCTGAACGACCTCGGACGTGTTATCGCGGGAACCGTCGTTGACCACGATAACTTCTGCCGACCATCGCGATTCGGCGATGTAGCTAAGAATACGGTCAAGACTGGCGCCGATACGTTCGGCCTCGTTATAAGCCGGGATGATGATGCTGTAGAAGGGGGCGGGCATTGGTGCCAATCCGGTACCTGAGACTTAGACGCTCACGATTGTACGTCAGTTGCTAAGGAAGTGGGATGGAATCAGTCCCGCTTTCTGTAACTTATGACCTAAGTGGGAATGATGCGGGCAACCTGCTCGGGAGTTGGTACCACACCTCGTCTTTAGGCCGCGCGGCGCTTTGCTTCCAGCATGCTGAAGAATTCGCGAACGAGTTCGTAGTCCCAAAGTCCGCGTTTGGCTTCGCGCAGCATCGTCTCTTTGGCTTGAGCGGTTGGGAGTGCAGGCTTATAAGGACGAGCCGTGGTGAGCGCATCGAAGACATCTACTACTTGGAGAACTCGCGCTAGGACGGGAATGTTGTGACCTTCGAGCCCGTCCGGATAGCCCGACCCGTTCCAGTGCTCATGATGGTGACGAATAATCGGAAGGACTTTGCGGAAAGATTTCAGCGGTTGGCAGATGGTTTCGCCATCGACGGGATGCTGCTTCATGATGTCCCACTCGTCACGGGTAAGCTCTGAGCCTTTCTTGAGGATTTCATCCGGTACCTTGATCTTGCCAAGATCGTGGAGATACCCCCCGCGTTCGAGCGCAATGATGTTCTCATTATCGAAGTGGAGATGCCGCCCGAGGGCACTGGCATAGTGCGCGAGTCGGGAGCAATGATCGCCTGTGAATGGATCCCGGGCCTCTACACCCAGAGCCAGCGTAAACAGGACCGATTCCGCGTTCTCAAGCTCATCGGTAAAATGCTTGAGCTTCAGCAGGCTCTTGACGCGGGCATATAACTCTTCTGGATAGAGCGGCTTGGAAAGAAAATCGTCGGCTCCGGCCTCAATGCCGCGGATGCGGTCGGCGCGGTCGCTGAGTCCGGTGATCATGACTACCGGAATAAGCCGAGTGGCGGGATCTTCTTTTAATTCCCGGCACAAGTCATAGCCAGACCGACCCGGCATGATCACATCCAGCAGAATTAAATCGGGTCTCTCCGCATGAATAGCTTCGATCGCTTCGTCGGCGTCAGAGGCAGTCGTAACGTTGTATCCGCGGGAGGTGAGTAGCTCGCGGACCAGCAGAAGGGTGTCGAGCTTGTCGTCAACTACCAGGATTGTCTGTAACTTGCGCGGCGTGCCGCTGCGAGAGCCCTGGAGCATGGATGCCATCTACTGATGTGAGGGCAAATGTGCATCTCTGAGTTGCACAATCGCGCCTCAAGACTGAATTACTATTGTGCCAGCACCGCCGAACGACTGGACAGCCAAGTTTACCTTAATACCAACATGCGCAATAGCTTCCTGGTCGCTATCTGCTTCGTAATTTCAACCGCAACTCTGGCTCATTCCGCCAAAGCGCACCTCGTCACCTTTGGGCCCTGGATCAAAGTAAAGCTATTCCTCGGGCCTGAAGCCGACCGCGTTCAGGACATGAGAATCCGTTCGCTCAACGTTGATGGACGCTCGCGAGAGTTCACGATCGATCAGCCGCACGATGTGACCGACCGCGTCTTCGTAGTTCGTCGCGCCTATCGCATGAACGACGCGCTTACCTCGCGCCCGGACTGGAAATGGCAGCGCGATGGCTGGCTTCTGGTGGATCGCAGCTCGGGGAGGGTGTCGAAGATCAATCTTCCCGACTTCGATCCTTTTTATTCTGTCGTGAGCTGGTTCCGCGACTACGCGGCTTATTGCGGAGTCACCGACCGACAGAAGCTCTATGCGGTTGTAGCGCAGCTAGGCCAACGTAAGCCGGTGCTTCGGACTCCGCTCGGACAAGCCAGAGGCGGCGACGATCCCGATTCGGAATGCAAAGCGCCGGTCTGGCAGAAGCAGCCGGTGCGAGTGACCTTTGAACCGCTGAACGGCGAAAAACGCAGCTTCTCCGTTCGCGGCCGGTCCACTGAACCCGAGCAGGCGGAAGATCAACCCGAGCAGAAGGAAGGCGAGAAGCCGCAATAGCCGTTGCTTGTATGGAACCGCTCGAGACCTACCTTCATGAAGCCGAAGTTGCGCATGGCCATTTATGCGCCGGACAAGTTCTAGGCGTGCGCATGGCAATGGCCGGTCTCTCCCGATTGGGGATTCACGACGCTCGCGGTGCTGATCGCAAGCGGCTGGTCACATACGTCGAAATCGATCGCTGCGCAACTGATGCAATTGGCGTTGTCACCGGATGCCGTCTGGGCAAGCGCGCGCTCAAGTTTTTCGATTGGGGAAAAATGGCAGCCACGTTCGTGGATCTCGAATCCGGACGCGCAATTCGCGTCTCAGCAAAAGAATCATCGAAGGAAGCGGCTCGGCGCCTCCATCCAGAGCTTCAGAGCAAGAACGAGCAGCAAATGCTCGCATATCGAGAAATGAAAGATGAAGACCTCTTTGATTTTCAGAACGTGAAGGTAGAGGTCCGCCCCGAAGATCTGCCCGGATTCAAAGCGGAAAGAATCGTCTGCTCAAAATGCGGCGAGGGCATCAACTTCCATCGCGAAGTCAGACGGGGGGATCAAATCCTTTGCCGCGCCTGCTCAGGTGACAGCTACTACACGCTAATTGGAAGCTAAGCGGAATCTCCGTGACCTCCGCCGTTTACCTCCGTGACCTTCGTGTTCGCTCTTGGGGTTTGAATCGAACTCAGCCATCAAGCATCTACATGGCCATGCCAGACTTTGCCCTGCTCGATTCTGCTCTTCCAGCGCAGCCTTCTCTTCAGTCGTCTATCCCAATTCCTGAAGACATTGAAATCCTTGACAGTTATTCGCGCGCAGTAGTCTCGGCCGTCGAGAAGGTTGGCCCTGCGGTGGTTCACATCTCCGTACGCCAGCAGAGTTCTGCACGCAATCCGCAAAGTGAACGCGGAGGCAGCGGCTCGGGGTTTGTCTTCACGCCCGATGGCTTTGTCCTGACGAACAGCCACGTGATTCATAACGCGTCGGAGATCATCGTCACTTTCCTAGACGCGCAGACCTGCCGCGCCACTCTGATCGGCGACGATCCCGATTCCGATCTCGCCGTGCTTCGCGTCGATGTATCCGGTCAACTTCCGTTTGCCGCGCTGGGCAGCCGCCGCCCGCTCGTAGTTGGACAAGTCGCCATTGCCATCGGCAATCCTTTGGGCTTTCAGCACACCGTTACCGCGGGCGTGGTGAGCGCGTTAGGACGCAGTATGCGCTCGCGGACTGGCCGGCTAATCGATAACGTGATTCAGACCGATGCGGCACTAAATCCCGGCAATTCGGGCGGTCCGCTGGTGAACTCGCGCGGCGAAGTCATCGGCGTGAACACGGCGACGATCATGGGCGCGCAGGGAATCTGCTTCGCCATCGGAGCGGACACGGCACAATTCATCGCTGTCCGCCTGATCCGAAACGGGAAGATCGAGCGTAGCTACATCGGCGTCGCCGGACAGGA from Terriglobales bacterium encodes:
- the deoC gene encoding deoxyribose-phosphate aldolase, with the translated sequence MAVKTDFEYRVTETRAQQLELQPNRGVPLNLDWVEDVRINTSAVERRAESLTKRRTVKKDWQAAWLLRAISCMDLTTLSGDDTEQRVLRLCAKAKQPVQHSIMKQLGLEDFRLKVAAVCVYHSFVETALRALEGTGINVAAVSTGFPAGLSPLAERVGEIRRSVAAGAQEIDVVITRAHVFGGRWQALFDEVATFKEACGKAHMKVILGTGDLVTLRNVARASKVAMMAGADFIKTSTGKESVNATLPVGLVMVRAIREYVAHTGMAVGFKPAGGIRTAKQSLDWLALMKEELGDRWLDASLFRFGASGMLADIERQLEYYATGRYSADYRHPIA
- a CDS encoding MmcQ/YjbR family DNA-binding protein; translated protein: MKGPAPKHDKGEHIQRVRRICMALPGTTEKLSHGEPTFFVAKKVYTMFADNHHDDGHIAVWLPAAPGAQPALIRQNPKAYFKPPYVGVRGWIGVNLDHLDEDELGAHIHEAWQMVASKNAKRRGV
- a CDS encoding aldehyde dehydrogenase family protein, which produces MSKIAEKFATMEYGPALEDAKEALSWLDRHKRHFGHFIKGSWQEPVEGEYFDTTDPSTGDKLAAVAQGSAKDVDAAVKAARAAFPSWNSLTTHARARYLYALARQIQKHSRRLAVLETLDNGKPIRESRDIDIPLVARHFYHHAGWAQILNEEFPGYEACGVVGQVIPWNFPLLMLAWKIAPALATGNTVVLKPAEFTPLTALAFADICHEIGLPAGVVNIITGDGRTGEALVKHPDVDKIAFTGSTEVGRAIRKATAASHKKLSLELGGKSPYIIFDDADLDSAVEGLVDGIWFNQGQVCCAGSRLLMQESVADALVNKIRARMETLRVGAPLDKAIDIGAIVAPVQLERIRRLVDQGVAEGATCCQPGTQLPIKGLYYPPTLLTNVHPSSTVAQEEIFGPVLAAMTFRTLREAVELANNTTYGLAASVWSENINVALQVASHIKAGVVWVNSTNLFDAACGFGGYRESGYGREGGREGLLEYLEPSWFKRAPLLLKSTKNVEQQAGDEEPSPGIPGIDRTVKLYIGGKQARPDSGYSFPVYGADGALLGEAPLGNRKDIRNAVEAARKAESWEKATAHNRAQILYYMAENLSQRATEIAARLARAVGEKQASAEVERSIERIFSYAAWADKFDGAVHNPPFRNVSIAMNEPIGTVAIVAPAEEPLLGFLSLVLPTIAMGNTVVAIPSERYPLITGDLYQLFDTSDLPAGVVNIVTGRVAELTKVLAEHDDVDGVWCFSDESAAAQVKALSIGNLKQVFTNEGRAIDWFKNDQAEGRWFLQHAVQVKNIWVPYGE
- a CDS encoding dolichyl-phosphate beta-glucosyltransferase; its protein translation is MPAPFYSIIIPAYNEAERIGASLDRILSYIAESRWSAEVIVVNDGSRDNTSEVVQEYSGRNPIIRVLENPGNRGKGYSVRNGMLNASGQVLLFTDADLSSPIEEANKLFAVIESGQADVAIGSRYLQSELQTRKQPLHRRMLGRAFNGALRMILGLSYVDTQCGFKAFNRKAVTTIFPNMKIERWGFDPEILFLARRYGLRVAEVPVSWAHDHRSKISPMRDGTRMLGELLRIRMNSVGGKYISPAAQARVVTKTA
- a CDS encoding HD domain-containing phosphohydrolase; this encodes MASMLQGSRSGTPRKLQTILVVDDKLDTLLLVRELLTSRGYNVTTASDADEAIEAIHAERPDLILLDVIMPGRSGYDLCRELKEDPATRLIPVVMITGLSDRADRIRGIEAGADDFLSKPLYPEELYARVKSLLKLKHFTDELENAESVLFTLALGVEARDPFTGDHCSRLAHYASALGRHLHFDNENIIALERGGYLHDLGKIKVPDEILKKGSELTRDEWDIMKQHPVDGETICQPLKSFRKVLPIIRHHHEHWNGSGYPDGLEGHNIPVLARVLQVVDVFDALTTARPYKPALPTAQAKETMLREAKRGLWDYELVREFFSMLEAKRRAA
- a CDS encoding trypsin-like peptidase domain-containing protein — protein: MPDFALLDSALPAQPSLQSSIPIPEDIEILDSYSRAVVSAVEKVGPAVVHISVRQQSSARNPQSERGGSGSGFVFTPDGFVLTNSHVIHNASEIIVTFLDAQTCRATLIGDDPDSDLAVLRVDVSGQLPFAALGSRRPLVVGQVAIAIGNPLGFQHTVTAGVVSALGRSMRSRTGRLIDNVIQTDAALNPGNSGGPLVNSRGEVIGVNTATIMGAQGICFAIGADTAQFIAVRLIRNGKIERSYIGVAGQDVPIHPRIVRHYSLKASTGAMAISIEPRSPAEAAGLRERDVIIGFGRSSISGVDDLHRLLTEVAPDESIEITVLRGTELVKLQIRPQPRLA
- a CDS encoding FmdE family protein; translated protein: MEPLETYLHEAEVAHGHLCAGQVLGVRMAMAGLSRLGIHDARGADRKRLVTYVEIDRCATDAIGVVTGCRLGKRALKFFDWGKMAATFVDLESGRAIRVSAKESSKEAARRLHPELQSKNEQQMLAYREMKDEDLFDFQNVKVEVRPEDLPGFKAERIVCSKCGEGINFHREVRRGDQILCRACSGDSYYTLIGS